Below is a window of Syngnathus typhle isolate RoL2023-S1 ecotype Sweden linkage group LG12, RoL_Styp_1.0, whole genome shotgun sequence DNA.
ctgctgctgctcctcctcaTAGTGGCGCGGTGTGGGCCGGAGCCAGGCCTCCACTGACGGATTGAACCTTTCGGTACCCGTCCCGTTTAGTGTCAACAGCGGGTGTCACGTACGGAACTTGATGCATTTAATGGTTAGCGCTAGCTAGCGTTGCTACATAACCCGAGATGTCTCGGTGGTCGGCACTTagctgagcccccccccccccttccaaaaaATTGATTTGCAACCGCTCCGGATCACACAGCTATGCGGGAGACGTTACGGTCCGCTGGTGTCGGATTACTGGACGTGTTGATGGTACGGCTGCACCCGGCCCCGCAGCGTCGAGCATcatgagcgactgccatggcggTACGGTGCAGCGACTTGATGTTGATCAGTGCGGGGAAGAGGACGAATGTTTGGTGCCACTCTCCCCGGTACTGCTCGATGCTTCCGGGGTTCCCGTCATCCCAGTACCCGCCCCAGAATGCCGTACTCCGGGGACGGAAGAGATGAAGATCGGGGAGAATCTCAACCACCGAGGGCGTGAGCAACATCGGGTCACCGTCAGAGCCATCGGGAAAGTGATGGGGGACAAGTGGGAGGCAAACGGGAACTTTTCGACTGGCATCCACGCCCAGGAGGATGGAGACAAACActgcaagaagaagaagctggTGACAGTGGACACTTCTAAAGCCAAAACCTCCCTGGAGGGAGTCAAGATCAGCATCAGGATGCTCAAGTGGAAGGAGGTTTGTACAATCAAGAGTGGACATTTGAACTGAAAACGTGGTCGTCAAGTTGACACTCATCTCGAGAAATAGTTCTAGCATGAGAGGTGTTGACACCTTGGGGATTACTTGCAACCCGATTGCGACTTGTTAAATATTCACAAAGCTGCTAATTGAGTCCGGTCGGCCATTGCGATGGAGCCGAGTTACCTATCGCTGCTCCCTCCCAACTCAAGTCCATCTGCAGGATTCTGCAAACACTGGCAGGACCGTCCCTGGTGTCATTTGATTCTCGGGCCATATGGGACTCTCTCCAACAGTGGAAATGATAAGCTTGACTTTAATCCAATCGTCTAAGTCCTCTTTCAGGCAACTGTGAACGAGCCAAATTGTTGGCATGACGACAGCAGCGGCAACGCCTTTTATGGTCACGGAGGTAGTTTGTTAAGGCACActgaaaaacacaaatgtacaatcgttaattataaatatatacttTTATATATACACGGCATGGTGATGCAGTTCCGCCTTGAATCACTCAAGCCATGAGTGAAACGGCACTTGACATTTTTCCatccatttccccccccccccccccccccgcctcccttCCTCTTGCATGCTGACTCACTAATGGGATGCTCCTCTATAATTCCATCTGGGATCATCCTCATGCTCAAGTCCAGCTGGCTCGTGCCAagcaggccgccgccgccgagtgcACGTTATCTAATAAGTGCTCGTCGTGCCAGGAAGCACACAATTCGCCGTGACGTCGAATCAATACGAAATGGCTGACGACTACTCACTTCGTAGCAAAGCTTCTCTTTTGTAGATTTTCCTGGAACCTTTCACGCTCCACGTGAACGGACACTTGGTTGCTACTCCTCCATGATTGTGTCCAAAACTTTCTTTTCCATTCCCCCAAAACAATCCTAAACTGTGGCTTACGGCACCTTTTGTATCGTGTCACTTTCACAGCTCAATGCAAGCTTATCCTTGCAAGAGAACAAAGTCGGGCACTAATCCTGCCGCTAGTTATGCGCTTGACTGTCCTAATTAACCCCCAATGCGTACCCGCAGATTCCCAGCGGAAGACGAGCTCCATGCGACATCTACTGGCACGGCGTCTCCTTCCACGACAGTGACAACATCTCGTCGGGCCAGGTGAACAAGTTCCCAGGTACTGAAAGGACTTTCTTTTGCCCTGTGACGGAATGCGTGTCCGTCCTAACCTTCTCTGCGCCACAGGAATGCTGGAAATGTCACGCAAGATCAACCTGAGTCGAGCCGTGCGCATTATGGAGGAGCTCTTCCCCGTGGAGTACGACTTCTACCCGCGCTCCTGGATCCTGCCCGACGAGTACCAGCAGTTCTCCGCGCAGGTGAGGGCCGAAGGCACTTCCGCCGGTGTCGTGCTGGATTTCATTTGTGTTGTTCTCCGCGGTCAGCTTCGCATGGTGAAGGAGTGCGACGACACCTTCAACCCCACCTTCATCGTCAAACCCGACAACGGCTCTCAGGGCGAAGGCATCTACCTCATCCGCGACCCGGCTGAGCTGAAGCCGGCGCCGGCCATAGCGGCGGGCGCACAGGCCCGGCAGGCCGTGGTGCAGGAGTACATCGGCAAGCCGCTGCTGGTGGACAAGCTCAAGTTCGACATCCGCCTCTACGTGCTGCTCAAGTCGCTGGAGCCGCTGGAGATTTACATCGCCAAGGAGGGCCTGACGCGCTTCTGCACGGAGCCCTACCAGGTGTGCCGCCTTCCCTTCTTAGAAATTTGCCAAAGGAGTTTTGTAATTGCGTATTgatgccacaaggtggcggcAAAGCGCTTCAAACATACTCAACGCCATTCTTTTAGCATGCCCACAATTTTGGACTCATCAATAATATTACGAGAAGGACGGCCAACAAAATGAACACGtccaaaaaaaagcatgaaagcTAAAGCGCCCCCACCTGCTCACGCTCACCTGAAAGGACGCCTCGCTGTTGTGCACCAGGAGCCGAGCCAGAAGAACCTGGGCCAGGTCTTCATGCACCTGACCAACTACTCGCTCAACGTGCACAGCGGCAACTTTGTGCACTCGGAAAGCCAGAGCACGGGCAGCAAGCGCACGCTGAGCAGCGTGCTACGGCGGCTGGCCGCCAAGGGCGTGGACGTCAAGAGGGTCTGGTCGGACATCATCGCCCTGGTCATCAAGACCGTCGTCGCCGTGGTGCCTCAGCTCAAAGTTTACCACCAGGCCGACATCCCGCCCGGGAAACCCGGGCCCTCCTGCTTCCAGGTGAGCCATTCGCATTGTTGTCCTGCTGCAAAAATAAGCCAAAAAAGATGGCTGCAGAAAAGCCCGCTAGACCGCAATTGCGACTGAGCACCAGTAGACGGCAGTGTTGTTCCGCTAAAAAGTCTTCCCGATGCTCTCCCTCTCAAACGTTCTCAAAAAGTGAATCGACTTGACTTTTGGTTCATTTTAAACGCcatgttaaaaaatgaaaaaaatactaaCCACGCTCTGATGTTTGTTGTCAGATTTTAGGTTTCGATATCCTCCTGATGAAGAACCTGAAGCCCATCCTTCTGGAGGTCAACGCCAACCCCAGCATGCGCATCGAGCACGAGCAGGAGGTACGCGAGGCGCGCCCCTCGTCCTCCCCGGCCGGCTCTTCGTCCCATCCCGTGTTTGTGTTGCAGGTGTCGCCGGGAGTGTTCGAATGCGTTCCCAGTCCGGTGGACGAGGAGGTCAAAGTGGCCGTCATCAGGGACACGCTGCGCCTGGTGGACCCCCGACTCAAGAGAGCGTCCTCGTACGTAgacccattttttttcccctcttaaaATGACACTTATTAAATGTTTTGGGGGATCTGAATTGTTCTTTGTGCAGATGCCAGCGGCGGTCAGCGGGCGGGGAGGAGGCGGCGGGCGACGGCCAAGTCAGGAAGCATCCCGACGGCGTGCCGTCGCCGTGCCTGAAGCAGGTCTACCCCAAGTACAGCCGGCAGTTCAACTACCTGCGCCTGGTGGAGCGCATCGCCGCCCTCTTTGTCCGCTTCCTTGGTGTCAAAGGGAACATGCGCCTCGGACCCACCGCCTTCAGAACCTTCATCAGGTGCAGCATTtttcatctctatttttttctttcaaaactaTAGATGCCCAAACATAACAATAATGTGTGTCCTGCAGGAACTGCAA
It encodes the following:
- the ttll11 gene encoding tubulin polyglutamylase TTLL11, with translation MSDCHGGTVQRLDVDQCGEEDECLVPLSPVLLDASGVPVIPVPAPECRTPGTEEMKIGENLNHRGREQHRVTVRAIGKVMGDKWEANGNFSTGIHAQEDGDKHCKKKKLVTVDTSKAKTSLEGVKISIRMLKWKEIPSGRRAPCDIYWHGVSFHDSDNISSGQVNKFPGMLEMSRKINLSRAVRIMEELFPVEYDFYPRSWILPDEYQQFSAQLRMVKECDDTFNPTFIVKPDNGSQGEGIYLIRDPAELKPAPAIAAGAQARQAVVQEYIGKPLLVDKLKFDIRLYVLLKSLEPLEIYIAKEGLTRFCTEPYQEPSQKNLGQVFMHLTNYSLNVHSGNFVHSESQSTGSKRTLSSVLRRLAAKGVDVKRVWSDIIALVIKTVVAVVPQLKVYHQADIPPGKPGPSCFQILGFDILLMKNLKPILLEVNANPSMRIEHEQEVSPGVFECVPSPVDEEVKVAVIRDTLRLVDPRLKRASSCQRRSAGGEEAAGDGQVRKHPDGVPSPCLKQVYPKYSRQFNYLRLVERIAALFVRFLGVKGNMRLGPTAFRTFIRNCKLSSSNFTMASVDILYIDIARRWSGSLPDSREAGMGLPAFVEAFLYLAARRFKTQTPRQQAASLLDLCEAQLESPTSGPEERRSLSCGRAASRGGAGAPKPHLQQPGQAPPSPAAAPPARRASSQDCRRAKGRSREARVEN